The genomic segment TTTTTTAGCACTTCATTCCATATTTCTATATTTCTTTGTAGTTGTTTCTCATTTTCGGCCAATATGACGACATCGTCGGCAAATACTTCTGAAATGTCTATAACCCACATCCACTTTATTCACTTTCACGTTACAGTTCTTAATTATCTCAtacatttatattataaatagtgtTGGACTTAATCCTCCTCCTTGTCTCAGACCCTTGTTTGTAGtaaatggttttgatgttctaTTTTGACTGATGACGTagttgatatttttgttttgtttatgttcTTGATTACCCTTATCATTTTGTTACTAATATCTCTCTTTTCTAATATTTCCCATAGTTTTTGTCTTGGTACCGTGTTTCAAAGCCTTTGTAAGGTCTATATACACCAGATACATCTTTtttcttgttactgatttttttttatattatttgtttgatGGTAAATATATCATCATGGGTGCTTCTGCCTTTTCTGAATCGGCTTTGTGATTCTTCAAGTGTGCTCTCAatgttttcggtttttttttttaataatttttcgtatattttcatGGCAGTACTTAAGAGTGTTCCTTTATAGTTGTTGCAATTCATTCTATCACCCTTTTTATAAATCAGTACTATCTGAGCCTTCTGTCAGTCAATTGGTATCTGTTCCTCTCTTTGTGTGGCTTTAAATATCTTTAGTAATAACTGCTACGTTTTGTCccattttttttatcattttacttATTATTCTGTCATACCTCAGTGCCTTCCCgttttttatttctgcaatagCTTCTTGCAGCTCATTTATGGTTATTAGATCTACATTATCATCTTGTATTCTTTGGTTCAACAAGTTGTTTTCTTCTTATAGCAGTGTGTTTGTAGCCTCTCTTGGAAATATTCTCTCCATCTgttcattatttaattttcttctgtGAGAAGTTCGTCAGTTTAATTCTTTAGGTTTTTATGCATTTTTCATGGTGTATCAAATAAACATTAATAAACGGAGCAGCTGTTCAGTGAAGTTAGCTATATTATAATAAGGCAAATTAATCCTAAAAAAAGTCCCTCGTTGCGATCTGATAACTAACTGGATACTTCAAAAATTGGCAAAAAATTAATAACGGCAATATTACAAATTTTCAACACAATAACAACACCGTACCTACAacaggaaaaaaataatattaaaacttatTAAGCTAGTTATAGATATACAGCAAAAACCGTATTCCATGATTCCATTTTGGGTTTAGACAAGAACGTGAAACCGTAAAACAAGCCCATGGTTAGTCAATTAAATCAGTAATGACCTTCAAAATAAACGATATTGCTCAAGCAGCCTTTTTTTATACAAGCCAGGCCTTCGATTGTTAATTACGAAAAAGCTTTCTATAAAGTAAggcatgaaaaactaatatcaatacttatgaactaGCGCATTggcagtaaaatcataaatatagtgcaaaaattatattggaaccaaagtgccatagttcaaattatcgggaaacactcagaagaaatgaagatctgtagagaaGTTAGATAGGAATATGTTTTATcgcttcttcttcaggttccttctcctatcggaggttggaaatcatcatcgctattttaatttgattggccgcgcttctgaataattctaatgagctgcaaccgaaccactctctcaaatttcttagccaggatattttgcgtcgtcctgggtttctcttcccttgtatcttccctttcataattaacctaagtaatacgtacttctcgcccctcattatatgacccagatattgaatctttctaattttaacagtttttatgactttacattctttcttcattctttttaacacctctatattagttactttttcagtccacgatattttgtggattctcctgtagcaccacatctcaaagtagtttaattttttgatttcagactgttttattgtccacgcaaAGTTTTATCGctacttttgtttaacttatattctgaaaaatttttccaaaacacgctcaataatatcaaagcgggagttaccgttaacggaaaattattTAActacttacgatatgcagacgacactgtgatcatagccacgagtatagaagatctacaacattttatcgaaagcttaagtatgaatagtgctgagatgggaattactataataTACATGCTAATTACGAAGAGACCACAAAATATaccatcacctattgacaatcaatggtaacgtgatagaacaagcagaaaaatatcagtacttgggaactttgatcaatgaaaccaatggtcatactgcagaaataaacaggcgaatagagattgccagatcagcatttatacgaatgaagccactcctaacgtgcaaaaatctaaatttttatatattttcaatattattatatggagctgagacttggacattaaaaaaatgcaatttaaaaagaatcgaggcttttgAACTCTgattataccgcagagtattaaaaatatcatggaatgatagaatttcaaataaagaagtactggagagggttagtaaagaaacagaactaatcaccgcTATACAAACcaaaaactggaatacctaggccacgtgatgaggggaccaaaatatgaaattttgagacttataatacagggaaagactcaaggaagaagatctgttggccgaaggcagaactcatggttcaagaatctacgtgattggtatcaatgcagatcgattgatttgtttaaagcagcaagttcaaaaataaaaatagccattatgattgccaacctccgtagggagacggcactctaagaaggccttcgataaaagCTGGCCCAAATGACTACTCTACAaactaaaaaaactttttatacattCTATGAATTCTTAAAATGCTTTTTATGTGATAGATATTCTTCAGTTAAATATAAATCAGAATGTTTTCTGTCATCAAATCATCAATTTTACTGACTACTGACAGTTAGCTTCTTGGTCTGTAGTTCTATGGAAAAATGCTTTTTTTTCTGGTTTATGCATTGTGATCACATGGGCTTCCTTCTGTCGATTAGTCAGATAAACGACTGCTTTCACTCAGACATTTTTAAAGCCCAGTTGGCGCTTTGCATGCAGTGAtttactaatattaaaattttaaaaaacctttaatattttttaagtcaATTAAGGATCTCTTTTTGACGAAAAATGATTAGGCTTGCTTTAATAAATATGCACGTCGTAAATTATTGATTAAACAAAAACTTATCGTTGATTTCTTCTGTTTATTATAGCGTATTTGGTGCTATATACAAGTTAACTCTAATATATTGTTATTTACCATCAACCTCAATAATCTGGCAAAGTATAAAAATGGCTAatttatgaataaaaaaacattaattttacaaatgtaACAGTGtgcataaaattattaatttctaatTATTATTGCAGacgaaaatatttataattaccaatttttttgataaaatttgcaCGCAACAAATTTTGACCTTCAACTTTCTCTAGAGTGAATAACCACGAGAATCCCTTCGGAGAAATCAACCAAAACAAAAAATTGCATTAGTTATTTCAcataaattgtatttttattggaaaatccGCAAATACTcgtattattatataataaacctTATTTATTAGTATAAATAAGAGTTTCCAATATAGCGTCAGCACAATTGTCCAACCAACGACAAAACAAAAACTATTCAACGTAGACCGCAgatttgcaaaataaaaaaattcaaaatgaaAGGTTACTTCATCTTCGCCATTTTGTTGATCCTCACAATCGGTACCGAATTGACTTTGGGTGATTGCCTTTCCGGAAGATATGGAGGGCCTTGTGCAGTATGGGACAACGAAACCTGCCGCAGAGTGTGCAAGGAAGAAGGACGAGTAAGTGGGCATTGCAGTGCTAGTCTGAAATGTTGGTGTGAGGGATGTTAGCCTTTCACAGccattatacaattttattttataatattaccaTGTTAGGTTAGTaactgttaaaatatatttttttttgttttaaaatacttGACTTTTACTTTTACTCCACGAATCTGCCATAAGAATCTTAGGCAAAAAAAGCGTGTATGGGACGAGTAGGTAGCAAAGAGCATAAACAATAGAACGGTTACTATTTTTTAACGTAGTGGTAATTATAATTACAGCTATTCGCATTGCTTTGTTTTGATGTAAGTATGTTTTATGGTTATATTGAGTATGGTGGATATTAAAATCAGAGTAAgtgcaaaaatagaagaaataataagttGGATTACGAAAGCTACTCCTAATATAATTTGAACAAATATGGACGGTGTTTTTGGggatttaaaaattgaaatacttaAACAATGCTGggaaataatttttaaagtaaaaagaaCTGGTGGTTTTCAAACGAAGCctaacaaaaataaaacttgCAAAGGAAAAATCatcagtggttggctgtatacagTAGTTTAAAAAAACAACACAACAATTATGAAACTTCTAATGTAAttgatataataatttataaaatcatGGGAATATTCTATAGGATTACAAAATTGTTCCAAACGTTTTCGGTCCTTTGAGATATTAGTGATTCGCAAGAAGCCATTTACAAAACGATATAAAAATCTTTGATTTACATTTAAAATGTTAAAGAAATCTAAAATTAAACGACATAATGTCGATGATAAAGGATTTTTGACTAAAAGTAATCATACCCTTGATCAAAAATGGCTACCACGTCTGGGTCAACTCAAAGTTACCAACTAACTTCAGTTTGACCCAGATGTAGTaaaaaattttcttattttaatttcatCTGCAGTctgtaaattaatattttatctttaaaaaagTATATCTGGTTTTTCATGTCCAATATTTACTTCTGTCTCAAATTTACACTATGGATTATCCTTTATCCGACAGATCACacatgtttaaattttttctttggttttttccATACTTATAATCAATCAATATTGCctttttatttctcattaaaaaaaatacaatacaatattctCTTTTACCGACATTTAATCTCCTTGGCACATGCCACCAAGAGGGTTGGCAAGCAAATCTTATTCTCTAATATTCAAAAAGTTATACTAAGGTTGATTCTATCTAACAAggttattaaaattaataaataattaatgaaattaatattCATATAATTATTATACTTAGTAATAACTTAAATGTCCATATTCTGCTGAGTAAGACTTCGCACTAGactaaacaataataacaatgtatAACAGTAAGGTATCACATGCATTTGAAATGAGTGAATTTATTCCTTAGAGAGAGTGAAAGCTATTTCgcttaaatctggataataatattaacaataataataaaaaggtaCAAGCACAAGATAGATAAAAAGATATATAGCTATACGCAAACAGATTATTAAtgctaatttataatattttctcCTATTGAACTAACACTATGTCAATcgatttagtaattaaataggcTCACTAACCCATACCCATAACAACTAAGTTCATTTCTACCAAACCACTTAGACCTAATCTGTCTCAATACCGAACATTTTTCCAAAAATTGTATCGCATCTTCCCTTTCCTTCGTGTTACACATTGAGCAAAACCTTCTTTCCCAAAAATTTTCCATTTCGATGCGATTCGAGCGCCCTATTCTCAGCTTGACACTGTatctcctttttcttttttttttttttcatactctcAATCGCCCTAGGCCAGCTATCTCTGCATTCCCATTCATACCTAACCTCAATACCAAATTTTTCTCCCATGCTTATCCAGTCTTTAAACCAGGCATACCTTGCTCTCatcatttctttcaaaagaaattttaGCAACCTAACTTTTGAATATCCTTgaattttttcaatatatttttttatgtaagtgcat from the Diabrotica undecimpunctata isolate CICGRU chromosome 1, icDiaUnde3, whole genome shotgun sequence genome contains:
- the LOC140439376 gene encoding drosomycin-like, which produces MKGYFIFAILLILTIGTELTLGDCLSGRYGGPCAVWDNETCRRVCKEEGRVSGHCSASLKCWCEGC